One Devosia lacusdianchii genomic window carries:
- a CDS encoding uroporphyrinogen-III synthase, with protein MTRMLVTRPEPDGQSTLARLRALDITADAVPLMTRETLQASLPPPDGFTAMVVTSANAIRSLADRGATAQYLHLPVFAVGDRTAREAKEAGFIRVSSAAGALQDLVNAMAISRMRGPVFYPAGRHQSADLAKALAPLGIMVATAKIYDMVAIDALPEPILANLANGGTTAVLAYSRRTAEIFARLAAGLDTAQRRRIAMLCLSEAVAEPLLEAHFNRISLADRPDEEAMMALALAFAREQTGS; from the coding sequence ATGACCCGCATGCTGGTGACACGTCCCGAGCCGGACGGCCAATCGACCTTGGCGCGGCTGCGCGCGCTCGACATCACCGCCGATGCGGTGCCGCTGATGACGCGCGAGACGCTGCAGGCCAGCCTGCCGCCCCCTGACGGCTTTACCGCCATGGTGGTGACCAGTGCCAACGCCATCCGCTCGCTGGCCGATCGCGGCGCGACCGCGCAGTATCTGCATCTGCCGGTTTTTGCCGTCGGTGACCGCACCGCCCGCGAAGCGAAAGAGGCCGGGTTCATCCGCGTCAGCAGCGCCGCTGGCGCCTTGCAGGACCTGGTCAATGCCATGGCGATATCGCGCATGCGCGGGCCGGTCTTCTACCCAGCCGGGCGCCATCAGAGCGCAGATCTCGCCAAGGCGCTGGCGCCGCTTGGCATTATGGTCGCGACAGCCAAGATCTACGACATGGTCGCCATCGACGCTCTGCCGGAGCCAATATTAGCCAATCTGGCAAATGGCGGCACCACCGCCGTGCTGGCCTATTCCCGCCGTACGGCCGAAATCTTTGCGCGCCTCGCGGCCGGGCTCGACACGGCCCAGCGCCGCCGCATCGCCATGCTGTGCCTCTCCGAAGCAGTGGCCGAACCGCTGCTGGAGGCCCATTTCAATCGCATCAGCCTGGCCGACCGCCCTGACGAAGAGGCTATGATGGCGCTCGCTTTGGCTTTTGCGCGCGAGCAAACTGGGTCATGA
- a CDS encoding COG4223 family protein has translation MADTKGTDPKPADGKTSETKSGAVRPPVLDLKARDSAADPTKPEPKPKPAETFKPAEKPAAAPTASTAFPYVATLAGGVLGLAAAYGLAWLGLWPAPPTTPSPADPRLAQFASAIPELETVTQTTQSELAALNQRIGALETAAPAATAGAEPTDLSGVEADIAALGERIEALADQPTPAADTGAAEALRTELVALTTRLDELAARVGTAEAGLRTLDTTVGETSAALAGQPSDIGAVLQLPLILSGFETAFATGRPYETELAALRAASPDAAIPTAIANGAAGGIVRPDAIARRFEAVLPAILAGRPANPDAQWQDGALDWFRNAIALRPTGEIEGDTPEAVVSRLEGAIARRDFAEAETLLAALPAPMLTAAEDVPALVATQAEAGRFLETLRVEALSGEVNP, from the coding sequence ATGGCCGATACCAAGGGCACCGATCCCAAGCCTGCCGATGGCAAGACGAGCGAGACCAAATCCGGCGCCGTCCGGCCGCCTGTGCTCGATCTCAAGGCCCGCGATTCGGCTGCCGATCCCACCAAGCCAGAACCCAAGCCCAAGCCGGCCGAGACCTTCAAACCCGCTGAAAAGCCTGCGGCTGCTCCGACCGCCAGCACCGCCTTTCCCTATGTTGCGACTCTGGCCGGGGGCGTGCTTGGCCTCGCGGCCGCCTACGGTCTCGCCTGGCTCGGCCTGTGGCCGGCACCACCAACCACGCCCTCGCCGGCTGACCCTCGTCTGGCGCAATTCGCCAGCGCCATACCCGAGCTCGAAACCGTTACCCAGACCACGCAGAGCGAACTCGCCGCCCTCAACCAGCGCATCGGCGCCCTCGAAACCGCCGCGCCCGCCGCTACGGCAGGCGCTGAGCCGACCGACCTGAGCGGCGTCGAGGCCGATATCGCCGCGCTTGGCGAGCGAATCGAAGCGCTGGCGGACCAGCCCACGCCGGCCGCCGATACCGGCGCTGCCGAGGCCCTGCGCACCGAACTCGTGGCCCTGACTACGCGGCTCGATGAACTCGCGGCCCGCGTTGGCACTGCCGAGGCCGGGCTGCGCACGCTCGACACCACCGTGGGCGAAACCAGCGCCGCCCTGGCCGGACAGCCCAGCGATATTGGTGCCGTCCTGCAATTGCCGCTGATCCTGTCAGGCTTTGAAACAGCCTTCGCCACCGGCCGCCCCTACGAAACCGAATTGGCCGCCCTGAGGGCCGCCTCGCCCGATGCGGCCATTCCCACCGCGATCGCCAATGGCGCGGCCGGCGGCATTGTGCGCCCAGATGCCATCGCCCGCCGATTCGAGGCGGTGCTGCCCGCCATTCTGGCTGGTCGTCCGGCCAATCCCGACGCGCAATGGCAGGATGGAGCCCTGGACTGGTTCCGCAACGCCATCGCGCTGCGCCCCACCGGCGAAATCGAGGGCGATACGCCTGAAGCCGTAGTCTCCCGGCTGGAGGGCGCCATTGCCCGCCGCGATTTCGCCGAGGCCGAAACCCTGCTCGCCGCCCTTCCCGCCCCGATGCTGACTGCTGCCGAGGATGTGCCAGCCCTGGTCGCGACGCAGGCGGAAGCCGGACGCTTCCTCGAAACCCTGCGCGTTGAGGCCCTCTCCGGCGAGGTCAATCCATGA